The Thermoanaerobaculia bacterium region CGAGCTGGGCGCGCGACGTCGCGAGCCGCTGCTCGGTGCAGCCATACGGATAGCGCAGCAGGAAGTCGAGCCCCGAGGCGAGCTCGAGAATCCCCGGCTCGGAGGACGCCAGGAGCTTGCGTCGGAGCGACCCGGGCCGCGCCGCCTCAGTGGCCTCCGGCAGTTTCCACGGCGTCCCGGGAAGAAGCGTCGCGGCGTCCGTCAGGACGACGCGATCCCGGTCATCGCGCAGCGGCAGCCGGATCTCGACCGCATCGCCCGCGCCGTCCGAGGTGCGCTCGGCCCCGATGCGGAAGAGGACGTCGCTCCGCGTCAGCCGGCCGGAGGCGTCGTAGCCCGGGGTCGGAATCGACACCGGGAAGTCGAAGCGCAGGGCGCGGTTCGCAACCCAGTCAAACGTCTTCGTCGCCGGCCCGTCGAGGGTGACGCCCTCGAAGCGCGCCGACACCTTGCCCGGACCCGAGTCGCCTTCGACCAGCCGCCCGGTCGCCCCGGCGAGGAAGCGGTCGCCGGGGCGCACGAAGCGCGGCAGCGCCGGCTGCACGACGACCGGCTGCCGGACCTCGAGGTGACCGACCGCGAAGCCGAAGCGCTCGGGGCCCGCGATGGCCTTGGCGCGCAGCTTGAAGTTCGTCAGGTCGTCGGCGAGCCGGACCTTGACGCGCGCCGTGCCGTCGGGCCCGACGACGACGCCTGGGTTGTAGTACGGCACCGCCTGGAAGTTCTTGCGGATCGTCTGACGGTCGAGGAGGTCTCTGCCCTCTTCACCCTCGTCGCCGCCCGGCCGCTCGACGAACGGCAGGAAGCCGAAGATCATCGAGCGTGTGTCGCGCGCCGTGAAGAACGAGCGCACCGCGGCGAGGAACGAGGGCAGCGGGTCGAGACGCGCTTCACGCCCGAGCGCGAGCACCGCCTGATCGACCAGCCAGAGCGTGACTTCACCCGCGAGCGGGGCGCCAGCCGGATCCTTCAATCGGATCCCGACCTCGATTTCCTCGGCCGGTCGGGCGCGCTCCGGATACTCGAGCTCGACGACGACCCGGTTGTCCACCGGTTCGACTTCGAGCCACGCCGTGGCGCCGAAGGTCGAGGGGCGCCCGAGATCGGTCGCGTTGCCGGGCACCGGTTTCGTCCCGTCGAGGCGGCCGCGCATCAGCAGGAAGTGCACCGGCAGGCGCGGCGCCCAGTCGCCTTCGACGGCGAGCTCGAACGTCGCCTGCCCGCCGCGCACCGGCAGCCAGGAGTAGCGGTTGCCGTCGGGCGCCTCGACCACGGCGAGCGCCTCGCCGGTCTGGAAGGGGCTCTGGAGCACGAGCCTGGCGCGCTCGCCGGGAGCGTACTTCGACTTGTCGGGAGTCACTTCGAAGACCGCCGTCGGCGGCTTCTCCCACGCCACCGGCTCCCCGCCGCCGGCGAAGAGATCGACCGCCACCGTCTGGGCGCGCCCGAGGCGGTCGTGTGCCTCGAGCTCGACGACGTAGACCCCCGCCTCCGGCAGCTCGAGCTCGACCGCAAGGGCCTCGGCGGTCGAGACGACCTGGCGCTCGAGCACCTTCTCGTCCACGACCTCGGTGACGTAGCGCGCGACACCGTCGGAGAAGTCGCTGGCGCGCAGGTGCGCGTGCCACTGCCGCTGGATGAGCCGCACCGTGACTCTCTGTCCGGCGATCGGCTGATCGTTCGGTCCGACGACGAGGATCCGGGCGCGCAACGGCCCGGCGCCGGTCGCCTTCTCCATGTAGCGGGGAACGTCGAGTCCGAGCACGAACGGCGGCAGCGCGACGATCGAACGCGTCGCGGTCACCGTCTGGTCGTCGGCGCCGACCACCGTCGCTTCGACGACGTAGGTGCGCGGCTGCGCGGTCGCTTCGACCGCAGGGTTGAGCGTCAGCTTGGCGCTCCCCGACTCGTCGGTCGAGTCGGCGCGCTCGAGCGCGGGGGTCGACTCGAAGCGCGCCACCCGCGAGAACCGCCCGTCCGAGGAGTAGAAGAAGCCGGTGCGCGCCTTGGGCGTCCATTCGTAGGGGAACTGCGTGACCCGCCAGGCGATCGGACGCGCCGCGACGCGCCCGCCGGCGTAGTAGCTCGCGGTCAGGTCGACGTCGAACGGCCGGTCGAGCGCCGCGCGTTCGGGCGCGTCGAGACGAACCTCGAACTGCGGCAACCGGTAGGCCTCCTTGCGGAAGCTCGCGGTACCGGAGATGGTAAGCCCGAGCTCGCTGTCCGGGAACTCGAAGCGCACGCGGTAGGTGCCGGTCGGCAGGTCCTGCTCGTCGAACTTCCAGTAGAAGCTCCCCGACTCCTCGACCGTCAGGGGATAGCGCCAGACGAGATCGCCCGGGCCCTCGACGACGAGGAATCCGTCGCCGGTGAGCGCTTCGAGGTGACCCTGGAATCGTTGCCGCAAGAACCCCTTGATGTGCACCGGTTCCGCTGGACGGTAGACCGGCCGCTCGACGAAGATGTGCGCCAGGCCCTGCGGCAACTCGCCACGCCAGTCGAGGCCTTCCTGCGTCCACTGCAGCCAGTTCTCGCCCGACTCCGACCAGCTGCCGTCGTGGAAACCGTCGGGCGCCTGCTGCGGATCGAGCACCAGCCGGTCGTCGCCGTGGGCGACGACGATGCGCCGGACCTCTCGGCGGACGGCTTCTTCCCCACCGGGTGCCTTCCAGGCGACCCGGCCGGCGGCATCGGTCGTGCCGCGGAAGAGCGGCTCCCAGACGACATCGCTCGGCCCACGCCTTACGCTCCCTTCCACCGTGACCTCGGCCCCGGCGAGCGGCTCGGCGCTGGCGAGCGAGGTGACGACGAAGATCGTCTGCGCCGGCTCTTCGAGTGTCGTGAGGGCGAGGTCGGTCACCTGCAGACGCATCCAGCTGCGGATTCCCCGGGTGTCGGAACCGCTGCCGGAGCTCAACCGCCGCAATCCGACGAGATAGGTGCCCGGCGCGGAATCGGAAGAACCAGAGGCGCCGGGAGCCAGGCGGAGGAGGTAGGGCGCGAGATCGAGGCCGAAGGCCGCCGACGCGCCGTCGCGGCGCAACGGCAGGTCGACCAGCGCCGAGACTCCGGGCGAGCCGAGGTTGGCGATCTGCTGTGCGAGGCCTTCCGGAGAGATCGTGCCGTCGGCCCGGCTGAACGGCTGCGGCTGCTCGCCGGGGCCGGGGGGCCGCTGGTTCTCGTCGACCTCCACCGGACGGTCGGGGAACGGCCAGAACGAGCGGTCGAGCGGATCGATCCGGTGCAGGCGCAGGTCGAGCCGTTCGTCGCCGCGACCGGCGACCGGCACCATCTTCGGACCGCTGCGCTCGACGACGCCGGCGGAGGCGCCCCAGTGCAGGTAGGGACTCGGGCGCGCGAAGGCGAGCGTCGCCTCGTTCGCGCCCGAGAGGTCGAGCGCCCGGCCTCCCTGGTCGCGCAGCAGCGTCGGCGCGAGTGTCACGCGATAGGCGGTCTCGCGGGAGAAGTCGCCGCGCGCTTCGAGACGCTTGCCGGC contains the following coding sequences:
- a CDS encoding alpha-2-macroglobulin; translated protein: MKRASGAMAAMAAMAAMAAMAPMAPMTATEMNLPTLTVGAPKTEAVRTWTRLLFLAFFPLLVLAPSATTASAQVGKPGTTTVVPDQFLRRWDPVTIFFATPTGPAAGGPEDAPARYVKLEPSQPGAFTWLDARTLQFRPAEPWPPLAAVTLKVFGKSFRLVTLLSAPTSSQPANGAEGLPPLEAISLTFPEPMAPEALARAVAIEHRPLPGLAGNDTRRLSLQDFEVKSVERASPGDAATYVLRLRQPIPLGRKVFVRFRLRLDDGGPASAGPARGPDASVSELAFSTAEPFRAVRFGCRRAQLPVVASGARYPGEQALACEESDPAIVVEFNAPLESLAEAGAIAGRNFVRITPAVANLAFTFAGKRLEARGDFSRETAYRVTLAPTLLRDQGGRALDLSGANEATLAFARPSPYLHWGASAGVVERSGPKMVPVAGRGDERLDLRLHRIDPLDRSFWPFPDRPVEVDENQRPPGPGEQPQPFSRADGTISPEGLAQQIANLGSPGVSALVDLPLRRDGASAAFGLDLAPYLLRLAPGASGSSDSAPGTYLVGLRRLSSGSGSDTRGIRSWMRLQVTDLALTTLEEPAQTIFVVTSLASAEPLAGAEVTVEGSVRRGPSDVVWEPLFRGTTDAAGRVAWKAPGGEEAVRREVRRIVVAHGDDRLVLDPQQAPDGFHDGSWSESGENWLQWTQEGLDWRGELPQGLAHIFVERPVYRPAEPVHIKGFLRQRFQGHLEALTGDGFLVVEGPGDLVWRYPLTVEESGSFYWKFDEQDLPTGTYRVRFEFPDSELGLTISGTASFRKEAYRLPQFEVRLDAPERAALDRPFDVDLTASYYAGGRVAARPIAWRVTQFPYEWTPKARTGFFYSSDGRFSRVARFESTPALERADSTDESGSAKLTLNPAVEATAQPRTYVVEATVVGADDQTVTATRSIVALPPFVLGLDVPRYMEKATGAGPLRARILVVGPNDQPIAGQRVTVRLIQRQWHAHLRASDFSDGVARYVTEVVDEKVLERQVVSTAEALAVELELPEAGVYVVELEAHDRLGRAQTVAVDLFAGGGEPVAWEKPPTAVFEVTPDKSKYAPGERARLVLQSPFQTGEALAVVEAPDGNRYSWLPVRGGQATFELAVEGDWAPRLPVHFLLMRGRLDGTKPVPGNATDLGRPSTFGATAWLEVEPVDNRVVVELEYPERARPAEEIEVGIRLKDPAGAPLAGEVTLWLVDQAVLALGREARLDPLPSFLAAVRSFFTARDTRSMIFGFLPFVERPGGDEGEEGRDLLDRQTIRKNFQAVPYYNPGVVVGPDGTARVKVRLADDLTNFKLRAKAIAGPERFGFAVGHLEVRQPVVVQPALPRFVRPGDRFLAGATGRLVEGDSGPGKVSARFEGVTLDGPATKTFDWVANRALRFDFPVSIPTPGYDASGRLTRSDVLFRIGAERTSDGAGDAVEIRLPLRDDRDRVVLTDAATLLPGTPWKLPEATEAARPGSLRRKLLASSEPGILELASGLDFLLRYPYGCTEQRLATSRAQLALRRFRDLLHLEGGESALDRAVKDTLDWIPLVEQPNGLVAYWPGSAGSVALTSWTAEFLAEAREGGYTVDAELLSRLTRALEQALRSDYSGFADGESWAERTWALRALARLGRFDAAYGNELARRAQFLDLENVANVVTAFDRAGLATAPAVAPLADELWNGFVVQLYQGKESYGGLKDRREFANGLLLTSEARTMAEMTRALSGRAGDSSKAGKFSLLSGALIARGGGDGWGSTNANASAILALAEMLGKGRLETSSSSLTVAAAGASTSLSLGAGSPTAFWQSTDGGPASLTLVSTGPAPEAQGSGIGARAELSYLPAAPGSQAAPRRDGFVVTREQLVYRAGAVSGAPPERIALDAPGTAVALTVGEVVEEHVQVVNPSDRNFVAVVVPLAAGMEPLNPRLETAPPEAKAAGTLTLTPTYAAYLDDQVAFYFNELPKGTYDFYFRTRAQVQGDFIQPPAKAEMMYDASQLGTSAGATVSVQRPAGGEQ